The Stenotrophomonas indicatrix DNA segment GTCCAGCACGATGCTGCCGGCATCGGCTCCGACCAGGCCGACGATCATGTAGAAGCAGGTGGTCTTGCCGGCACCGTTGGGACCGAGCAGGCCGACCACTTCACCGGCGTCCAGGGTCAGCCCGAAGTCCTTGACGACTTCGCGCTGCTTGTAGCGTTTGCGCAGGCCAGTGGCGACGAGCATTACTTCTTGCCTCCCGCCGGCGTCGCAGCCGGGGCGGCCGCAGGCGTCTTGTTCTTCGGCGGTATCACGGTGCGCACGCGGCTGCCATCGCCGCCGGAGTTCATTTCGCCGCTGCGGGTGTTGTAGACCATACGCTGGCCGGCATTGGTGCCGCGCGCGCTGGTGACCTTGTAGTTGCCGGTCAGGGTGATGATCTCGGTGGTGATGTCGTAGTCGATCCGGTCGGCCACCGCATCCATCCAGCTGCCATCGTCGAGCTGCTGCTTCATCTTGGCCTGCTTGCCGGTGAACACCGCACGCACCGCTTCGCCGCCCTTGAGATAGATCTCGGCCTCGGACGAACGCAGGTCCAGGGTGCCCTGGGTGATGATCACGCCACCGGACAGCACGGTCTTGCCATCACCGGTGAGGGTGCCGGACTGCGCGCCGGAATCAATGTTCATCGCTTCATTGCGGTCGGTCGACTTGGCAAAGGCGACAGCGGGGACAAGAAGACTGAGTGCGAGCACGGCTGCAAAGGGAATCTTCATCGGGGTCCGTTCTACCGGTGGTGGCCCTCCGGCGGGACCGGGGGCTGCGGGTGGGGGCTGCCTGCTTCGCGCCTGTCGGGAAGACGTCGCGGGCGGGCGGCGGAATCAGCGCTTGGGCGTGTAACGGCCCTTGGACTGGCTGAGGAAATGATACGTGTTGTTCTTCGAATCCACCTCGAACCCGACGCCGGACTGCTCCATGCCCGGGCGGGTCATGGTCACCAGGGCATCGGTACGGGCGCGGTTGTCCTTCGGGAACACGTCCAGGTGGTCGGTGCGGAAGGTGGTCGGGACCACGCCGGGATCGGCCGGGCTGTCGCCGGCGACGTTGCCCCGCAGCTTCATCTCGTCACCCTTGGCACTGAGCCAGCCGGTCTCGGCGCGCAGCGTCCAGTGCTTGCCGTCCTTGTCGGGCATTTCGAACAGTGGGGTGGTGATGTTGAGCGTCTGGTCGCCACGCTGGCGTTCCAGCAGGGGCGCGCGCAGGGTGGTCGATTCCTTGCCGTGTTCGTCCAGGGCGACGATCTGGAAGTCGTGCAGGATGTAGTCCACACCGGCGTCCTGGCCCTCGACGACAGGTGCCTTTTCACGGTTGCGCAGCGCGGCCCAGCTGCTCAGCAGGGCCGCCAGCAGCAGGCCCACGCCGAGGATCATCCGCCAGTTCAAGGTGGGGGCATTCATGCGCCGAACCTCGCCAGCACGGCGTCCAGGCGGCCCTGCGCGGCCAGCAGCACGTCGCACAGCTCGCGCGCGGCACCACGGCCGCCGTCGGCGCGGGTGATCCAGTGCACGCGCTCGGCGATCCACGGATGGGCATTGGCCGGGGCCACGGCCAAGCCGACCGCGCCCAGCGGCGCCAGGTCCGGCAGGTCGTCACCCATGAAGGCCACCTGCTCCAGGCCGATGCCGTGCTGCGCGCACAGCGCCTGCACGCTGGCCAGCTTGTCGCCGACGGCAATCTGGGTGTCGATGCCCAGGTCGGCGCCGCGCTTGAGCGCGGACTGGCTGTTGCGCGCGGTGATCAGCACGGGGTGGATACCGTGCTGCTGCAGCAGTTTCAGGCCCAGGCCATCCTGCACGAAGTACGCCTTGCTCTCGTTGCCATCCTTGTCGTAGTACAGCCGACCGTCGGTGAGGGTGCCGTCCACGTCGAAGCAGGCCAGGCGGATACCGGCCGCAACGGCATGCAGGTGGGCGGGGAAGGCGGGCAGGGGGGACCAGGGCATCAGGGCATCGGACTCGGTGGTTGCGGGCTCGTTGGTACAGACTGAATGGGGTCTACGGACTGTCGGTTAAACCACCCGGGCCCGCAACAGGTCATGAATGTTCAGGGCGCCGACCGCGCGGCCCTGGCTGTCGACCACGATCAGACCGGTGATCTTGTGGGTTTCCATCAGCCGGGCAGCCTCTACCGCCAGCTTGTCGGCGCTGATGGTGCGCGGTTGCCGGGTCATCACATCGGCGATCCTGGCGGTGCGCACGTCCAGATCGGTGTCCAGCGCGCGGCGCAGGTCGCCGTCGGTGAACAGGCCGATCAGCACGCCCTGGTCGTCGACCACGGCGGTCATGCCCAAGCGCTTGCGGCTCATCTCCATCAGCGCTTCGCTGAGGCTGGCGCCGACATCGACCTTGGGCAGGTCCTCACCGGTGTGCATGACGTCGGTGATGTGCAGCAGCAGGCGGCGGCCGAGGCTGCCGGCCGGGTGCGAGCGGGCGAAATCGTCGGCAGTGAAGCCGCGTGCATCCAGCAGGGCAACCGCCAGCGCGTCTCCCATCGCCAGCGAGGCGGTGGTGCTGGAGGTGGGCGCCAGCGCCAGCGGGCAGGCTTCGGCCGGCACGCTCACATCCAGGTGGAAATCGGCGGCGCTGGCCAGGCTCGACTGCGGCCGGCCGGTCATGGCGATCAGCACATTGCCCTGGCGCTTGAGCACCGGCAGCAGCATCAGCAGCTCATCCGATTCGCCCGAATAGGACAGGGCCAGCACCACGTCGTCCTCGGTGATCATGCCCAGGTCACCGTGGCCGGCCTCGCCCGGATGCACGTAGAACGCCGGGGTGCCCGTGGAGGCCAGGGTGGCGGCGATCTTGCGTGCCACATGGCCGGACTTGCCCATGCCGGTGGCGACCACCCGGCCGCGGCTGCCCAGGATCGCCCGGCAGGCCTGCTGGAACGCGTCGCCGAGGCGGTCGGCCACGGCGTCCAGCGCCTGCCGTTCGATCTCGAACACGCGGCGGCCACTGGCGACCAGGGCGGCAGGGTCGACGGAACGGGGGGGCAACAGGGATTCAGCCATGCGGACGCCACGCAGCGGAAGTAGAATGGACGCACATTTTATTAGGAAAGCCCGTTGGACGCCGACACCATCCGCAATCTGATCGAAACCGGCCTGCCCGGCGCCCGCGCCGACGTGCAGGGTGACGATGGCGTGCATTTCGAAGCGACCGTGGTCAGCGAGGCCTTTGCCGGCAAGCTGCCGCTGGCCCGCCACCGGATGGTGTATGCCACTCTGGGCGACCTGATGGGCGGCGCGATCCACGCGCTCGCATTGAAAACCGTGACCCCGGCCGAAGCCGGCTGAACCGCAGAAGATCCCCAATACATGGCCAAGATCGTTGTGACCGGCGGCGCTGCGCTGCACGGTGAAGTTAGCATCTCCGGCGCCAAGAACGCCGTCCTCCCCATCCTGTGCGCGACCCTGCTGGCCGACGCGCCGGTGGAGATCACCAACGTGCCGCATCTGCACGATGTGGTCACCACGGTGAAGCTGCTGGGCGAACTGGGCGCGAACGTGACCATCGACCAGGGCACGCTGTCGCGTGGCAGTGCGATCGTGGTCGACCCGCGTCCGGTCAACCAGCATGTGGCGCCGTATGAGCTGGTCAGGACCATGCGCGCCTCGATCCTGGTGCTGGGCCCGCTGCTGGCCCGCTTCGGCGCGGCCGAAGTATCGCTGCCCGGCGGCTGCGCGATTGGTTCGCGCCCGGTCGACCAGCACATCAAGGGCCTGCAGGCACTCGGTGCCGACATCGTGGTCGAGAACGGCTTCATCAAGGCCACCGCCAAGCGCCTGAAGGGTGGCCACTTCACCTTCGACATGGTCAGCGTGACCGGTACCGAGAACGTGCTGATGGCCGCAGTGCTGGCCGAAGGCACCACCATCCTCGACAACGCAGCGATGGAACCGGAAGTCACCGACCTGGCGCAGTGCCTGATCGCACTGGGCGCGAAGATTGAAGGCCTGGGCACCGCCCGCCTGGTCATCGAGGGCGTCGAACGCCTGTCCGGTGGCCGCCATGAAGTGCTGCCCGACCGCATCGAAACCGGCACCTTCCTGGTAGCCGCCGCGATGACCGGCGGCAAGGTCACCGTCAACCGTGCGCGCCCGAACACCATGGACGCGGTGCTGGCCAAGCTGGTGGAAGCTGGTGCGACCATCGAGACCAGCGAAGACAGCATCACCCTGGACATGCACGGCAAGCGGCCGAAGGCGGTCAACCTGACCACCGCGCCGTACCCGGCGTTCCCGACCGACATGCAGGCGCAGTTCATGGCGCTCAACTGCGTAGCCGACGGCGTGGGCGTGATCAACGAAACGATCTTCGAGAACCGTTTCATGCACGTCAACGAACTGCTGCGCCTCGGCGCGGACATCCAGGTGGAAGGCCACACAGCCATCGTGCGTGGTCACGAACGCCTGAGCGGTGCACCGGTGATGGCGACTGACCTGCGCGCATCGGCGTCGCTGATCCT contains these protein-coding regions:
- the murA gene encoding UDP-N-acetylglucosamine 1-carboxyvinyltransferase encodes the protein MAKIVVTGGAALHGEVSISGAKNAVLPILCATLLADAPVEITNVPHLHDVVTTVKLLGELGANVTIDQGTLSRGSAIVVDPRPVNQHVAPYELVRTMRASILVLGPLLARFGAAEVSLPGGCAIGSRPVDQHIKGLQALGADIVVENGFIKATAKRLKGGHFTFDMVSVTGTENVLMAAVLAEGTTILDNAAMEPEVTDLAQCLIALGAKIEGLGTARLVIEGVERLSGGRHEVLPDRIETGTFLVAAAMTGGKVTVNRARPNTMDAVLAKLVEAGATIETSEDSITLDMHGKRPKAVNLTTAPYPAFPTDMQAQFMALNCVADGVGVINETIFENRFMHVNELLRLGADIQVEGHTAIVRGHERLSGAPVMATDLRASASLILAGLMADGDTTIDRIYHLDRGYENIEEKLSSLGATIRRVAA
- a CDS encoding KdsC family phosphatase; translated protein: MPWSPLPAFPAHLHAVAAGIRLACFDVDGTLTDGRLYYDKDGNESKAYFVQDGLGLKLLQQHGIHPVLITARNSQSALKRGADLGIDTQIAVGDKLASVQALCAQHGIGLEQVAFMGDDLPDLAPLGAVGLAVAPANAHPWIAERVHWITRADGGRGAARELCDVLLAAQGRLDAVLARFGA
- a CDS encoding KpsF/GutQ family sugar-phosphate isomerase, giving the protein MAESLLPPRSVDPAALVASGRRVFEIERQALDAVADRLGDAFQQACRAILGSRGRVVATGMGKSGHVARKIAATLASTGTPAFYVHPGEAGHGDLGMITEDDVVLALSYSGESDELLMLLPVLKRQGNVLIAMTGRPQSSLASAADFHLDVSVPAEACPLALAPTSSTTASLAMGDALAVALLDARGFTADDFARSHPAGSLGRRLLLHITDVMHTGEDLPKVDVGASLSEALMEMSRKRLGMTAVVDDQGVLIGLFTDGDLRRALDTDLDVRTARIADVMTRQPRTISADKLAVEAARLMETHKITGLIVVDSQGRAVGALNIHDLLRARVV
- the lptA gene encoding lipopolysaccharide transport periplasmic protein LptA; this encodes MKIPFAAVLALSLLVPAVAFAKSTDRNEAMNIDSGAQSGTLTGDGKTVLSGGVIITQGTLDLRSSEAEIYLKGGEAVRAVFTGKQAKMKQQLDDGSWMDAVADRIDYDITTEIITLTGNYKVTSARGTNAGQRMVYNTRSGEMNSGGDGSRVRTVIPPKNKTPAAAPAATPAGGKK
- the lptC gene encoding LPS export ABC transporter periplasmic protein LptC; this translates as MNAPTLNWRMILGVGLLLAALLSSWAALRNREKAPVVEGQDAGVDYILHDFQIVALDEHGKESTTLRAPLLERQRGDQTLNITTPLFEMPDKDGKHWTLRAETGWLSAKGDEMKLRGNVAGDSPADPGVVPTTFRTDHLDVFPKDNRARTDALVTMTRPGMEQSGVGFEVDSKNNTYHFLSQSKGRYTPKR
- a CDS encoding BolA family protein: MDADTIRNLIETGLPGARADVQGDDGVHFEATVVSEAFAGKLPLARHRMVYATLGDLMGGAIHALALKTVTPAEAG